One genomic window of Chloracidobacterium sp. includes the following:
- the thpR gene encoding RNA 2',3'-cyclic phosphodiesterase: MRAFLALNPDADAHEVLCRYRRRLLEAPWARHVKWTAEANLHMTIRFLGDIDAAVDAALTERLEAALGRPDAPGPLELNMTEPRFFPSAQQPRTIACLVAATSGLTALATLAETTAQSVGLAAADKPFRGHITLGRTRPTWPSGVRLEIAPALTRWRADALVLYRSDLRPDGPRYTVLRRFMLSGGA; encoded by the coding sequence ATGCGGGCGTTTTTGGCCTTGAATCCCGATGCGGATGCGCACGAAGTTTTATGTCGCTATCGGCGGCGTCTGTTGGAAGCGCCATGGGCGCGTCACGTGAAATGGACGGCTGAGGCGAATTTGCACATGACGATCCGCTTCCTTGGCGACATTGACGCCGCCGTTGATGCGGCGCTAACGGAGCGACTAGAGGCTGCTCTTGGGCGACCGGACGCGCCGGGCCCATTGGAACTGAACATGACCGAGCCGCGCTTTTTCCCCTCGGCGCAGCAGCCACGAACCATCGCCTGTTTGGTCGCTGCGACATCAGGATTGACGGCGTTGGCGACGCTGGCCGAGACCACTGCGCAGTCCGTCGGGCTAGCCGCCGCCGACAAGCCGTTCCGTGGTCACATCACCTTGGGAAGGACGCGCCCGACATGGCCGTCCGGCGTCCGGTTAGAGATAGCGCCGGCGCTGACTCGGTGGCGGGCGGACGCGCTGGTGCTCTATCGCAGCGACTTGCGACCTGACGGCCCGCGCTACACCGTCCTGCGGCGGTTTATGTTGTCCGGCGGCGCATAG
- a CDS encoding M14 family zinc carboxypeptidase: MPGLSAATLALVEFLNAHYDRYAVRGVTPRLTAQELAAHLAAFAAQDKRIKVEVAGQSAAGRPIHRVMFGEGRRRVLMWTQMHGDEPTATLATLDLLAALTTFDQHAGLTTILKEVQVCIIPMLNPDGAAAFQRRTAQGLDLNRDARCLRTPEARILKRTHDDFVPDYAFNLHDQNPRYTVGDSRRLTAMAFLAPAHDASGKDNVTRRRAKRLAATLVHLLTPYIAGHMARFDDTYEPRSFGDAMQGWGTSVVLVESGGWRDDPEKNFLRKLNAVMLLGALHAIAGDECEEVEVSAYEALPGNTEHFYDLIFESATLDFGSGVPPVVADIAVNVLDSWRQPHVDAVRGRVMDVGDLRDYEAGERWSLAGRSVSGEEVRIEAEIDVDALRALAQPIELA, encoded by the coding sequence ATGCCGGGCCTCTCTGCGGCGACGCTCGCCTTGGTTGAGTTTCTCAACGCCCACTATGATCGCTACGCCGTCCGTGGGGTAACGCCCCGCTTGACGGCGCAGGAACTCGCCGCACACCTCGCCGCTTTTGCGGCTCAGGACAAACGCATCAAGGTGGAGGTCGCTGGTCAATCGGCCGCCGGTCGTCCCATTCACCGTGTGATGTTTGGGGAGGGCCGGCGGCGTGTCCTGATGTGGACGCAAATGCACGGCGACGAACCGACCGCAACCTTGGCGACGCTTGACCTGCTGGCGGCGCTGACGACCTTCGACCAACACGCCGGCCTCACAACCATCCTCAAAGAGGTACAGGTCTGCATTATCCCGATGCTCAATCCGGATGGCGCTGCGGCCTTCCAGCGGCGGACGGCGCAGGGGCTTGACCTAAACCGCGACGCACGTTGCCTTCGGACGCCGGAGGCGCGCATTCTCAAGCGGACGCATGACGATTTCGTCCCAGATTACGCTTTCAATCTCCACGATCAAAATCCCCGCTACACTGTCGGCGACAGCCGCCGGTTGACGGCGATGGCCTTTCTGGCGCCGGCGCACGACGCTTCAGGGAAGGACAATGTCACACGCCGCCGCGCCAAGCGATTGGCGGCGACGCTGGTGCATCTGCTGACGCCTTACATCGCCGGCCACATGGCGCGCTTCGATGACACGTATGAGCCGCGCAGTTTCGGCGACGCCATGCAGGGCTGGGGCACAAGCGTCGTCTTGGTCGAATCCGGCGGCTGGCGTGATGACCCGGAAAAGAACTTCTTGCGCAAGCTCAACGCCGTGATGCTGCTGGGCGCGCTCCATGCCATTGCCGGCGACGAATGTGAAGAAGTCGAAGTGTCCGCCTACGAGGCGTTGCCCGGCAATACCGAACACTTCTACGATCTCATTTTTGAGTCCGCCACGCTCGACTTCGGTTCCGGCGTACCGCCGGTTGTCGCCGACATCGCCGTCAACGTCCTCGATAGCTGGCGGCAGCCGCATGTGGACGCCGTTCGCGGGCGGGTGATGGATGTCGGTGACTTACGTGATTACGAAGCCGGTGAACGGTGGTCGCTGGCCGGCCGGAGCGTCAGCGGGGAAGAGGTCCGTATTGAGGCGGAAATTGACGTGGATGCGCTCCGTGCGCTGGCTCAACCTATTGAGCTGGCGTAA